The Priestia koreensis genomic interval GAAGTGCTCTGCTACCGTTTCATTGGCAACTAGCATGAACTCTTCAATCAAGCGCTCTGCTACCGAACGTTCACGTAGTACAACGTCACTTGGCTTCCCTTCTTCGTCAACCAATACTTTTGCTTCTTTAAAGTCAAAGTCAATGGCACCGCGATCCATACGCTTTTTACGTAGAACACCTGCAAGTTCACCCATAAGTTCAAACATTGGAACGAGCGGTTCATATCTTTCAAGAAGTTCTGGATCTTTGTCATCTAGGATTTTCTTCACGTCTGAATATGTCATACGCTCCGTTGTTTTGATGACGCTTTGGAAGATTTCGTGTTTGACCACTTCACCATGACTGTTGATTTCCATCTCACAAGAAAGCGTTAAGCGATCGACTTGTGGATTTAATGAACAAATCCCGTTTGAAAGACGATGAGGAATCATTGGAATAACGCGGTCTACTAAGTAAACACTCGTTCCGCGATCTTGAGCTTCTACGTCAATCGCGCTATCTTCTGTTACGTAGTAACTAACGTCAGCAATGTGGACACCTAATTTATAATGACCGTTATCAAGCTTTGTCACCGTAACAGCATCATCTAAATCTTTCGCATCTGCGCCATCGATCGTAACGATCATTTGGTCACGTAAATCACGACGATTTTTGATTTCATCTTCGTTAATCGTTTCTGGCGTATCGTTAGCCTGCTGCAAGACGTTCTCTGGGAAAGCCGTTGGCAAACCGTGCTTGTGAATCACTGAAATGATATCCACTCCGGGATCATTTTTATGACCAAGAATTTCAATAACTTCACCTTCTGCACTCATACGACCCTCTGGATAAGAAGTAAGGCGTACGATTACTTTATGTCCGTCAATTGCTCCGTTCTTTGCCTTTTTCGGAATAAAGATATCGCTCACGATTTTTTTATCATCGGCAATCACGAAACCAAAATTACGGCTTTCCGTATACGTTCCGACGATCTCCTTCGTTCCACGCTCAATGATTTTAACAATGGTACCTTCTTGCCTTGAACCGCTTGATTTTGTTGCGACACGTGCAAGAACGATATCACCGTGCATGGCGTTCCCTGTTTCATTCGGTGGAATAAAAATGTCGTCTAGCTCTGTATCCTCTGGATCAACAAACGCAAATCCTTTTGCATGTCCAATAAACTTACCGCGTAGTAAATTCATTTTTTCTGGTAGACCATAGCGATTGCTTCGCGTACGAATAATAAGACCTTGGTCTTCCATCTCTACTAATGCTTTGACAAACAATTTGAACGTAGACGAATCTTCAATACCAAATACTTCTTCCAATTCTTTTACCGTAAGCGGCTTGTATGACTCTTCTTTCATATAAGCAAGCAGACGATCAATGTGTTGCTGCATTTCCTGTTCCATGCTGTTCCCTCCTTTTAATTGGAATCTGACTCTATGTAAAAAGGATGCTCCGCAGATTTATTTTATGTCGGAGCATCATACATTCATTCGCTGTTACCAATCTAAACTCTCTAAAAATTGATATACATCTTCATGGAGCTGATCACGTTCTTTACCAAACGTGATGGCATGACCAGATTCCTCATACCACTTGATGTTTTTGACCGGTGACTCAACACCGTTATAAATAATATTCGCACTGTCCGTATTAATCATGTGATCATTGCGGGCTTGTACCACAAACGTCGGAGCATAAATCATGTCCACAGAATCACGCACGTCGCCAATAAGGTTTTGTAGCTCTTTTAGCGTCGTCATCGGTGTTTCTTCGAACTTCTTCATTTCCTCTTCAATTTGTTCAGGAGTTTTTCCTTCACGCTTTTTATATTCTCTAGCGTATTCCAAAACACCTTCATACATCACTTCTTCGCTCTTAATGTACATAGGCGCACACATGGCCACAATACCCTTTATAGGTACAGTGTAACCCAATTTCAATGAAAATACGCCACCTAGCGAAAGACCCACAGCTGCGATATCTTCATAGCCTTCGTCACGCAGTGATTGATACGCATCTTGTACATCCTTCCACCAATCTTTTGGACCCGTATGAACCAACTCTTCTGGTGATACGCCATGGCCGCTGTAGATTGGGGCATGACACGTATAGCCTTTCGTTTCTAAAAATCTTCCTAGCATGCGAACATCAGCAGAATTTCCTGTAAATCCATGTAGTAATAAAACCGCTCGATCTCCACCCTTAAAAGTAAAAGGTTTCGGTGCAACTAATTTCATGATTTGTGTACTTCCTTTCTTACTTTTAGCTATGTGTATTTTATGATGATATGCATCATTCATGCATTAATGAACTGAGTCATTCCTATCTAAATAAACGTTTGTTTAAATTGTCTTCCGTCTAGAAATATCAAGGCGTTGCCCGACTTCAATCAAACGTTTGTTTAATGCACAATCCTATTGGGTTATTATATCATTTGCCCGTAACGAATAAAAATAAAGTGACAAATTCATGAAGAGGAATTTAACGACTTCCCCCTTCTTAATCCCCTGCATCCAACCAATAAAAAAAGACCAGCCCAAAAGGTGAGCTCGTCTTACAATTTAAAGTAAGTAACTGCGATTGCTAGCCCGAAAAATAAAACCGCCAGAACAATTGTTACGCGATGTAGCACAAGATCAATCCCGCGTGCTTTTTGTTTACCGAATAACTGCTCT includes:
- a CDS encoding alpha/beta hydrolase, producing the protein MKLVAPKPFTFKGGDRAVLLLHGFTGNSADVRMLGRFLETKGYTCHAPIYSGHGVSPEELVHTGPKDWWKDVQDAYQSLRDEGYEDIAAVGLSLGGVFSLKLGYTVPIKGIVAMCAPMYIKSEEVMYEGVLEYAREYKKREGKTPEQIEEEMKKFEETPMTTLKELQNLIGDVRDSVDMIYAPTFVVQARNDHMINTDSANIIYNGVESPVKNIKWYEESGHAITFGKERDQLHEDVYQFLESLDW
- the secG gene encoding preprotein translocase subunit SecG, with product MHTVLVTLLVIVSIALIVVVLLQTGKSTGLSGAISGGAEQLFGKQKARGIDLVLHRVTIVLAVLFFGLAIAVTYFKL
- the rnr gene encoding ribonuclease R; translation: MEQEMQQHIDRLLAYMKEESYKPLTVKELEEVFGIEDSSTFKLFVKALVEMEDQGLIIRTRSNRYGLPEKMNLLRGKFIGHAKGFAFVDPEDTELDDIFIPPNETGNAMHGDIVLARVATKSSGSRQEGTIVKIIERGTKEIVGTYTESRNFGFVIADDKKIVSDIFIPKKAKNGAIDGHKVIVRLTSYPEGRMSAEGEVIEILGHKNDPGVDIISVIHKHGLPTAFPENVLQQANDTPETINEDEIKNRRDLRDQMIVTIDGADAKDLDDAVTVTKLDNGHYKLGVHIADVSYYVTEDSAIDVEAQDRGTSVYLVDRVIPMIPHRLSNGICSLNPQVDRLTLSCEMEINSHGEVVKHEIFQSVIKTTERMTYSDVKKILDDKDPELLERYEPLVPMFELMGELAGVLRKKRMDRGAIDFDFKEAKVLVDEEGKPSDVVLRERSVAERLIEEFMLVANETVAEHFHWMKIPFIYRIHEEPNEEKLTRFFEFVANFGYTIKGKGNDVHPRALQELLEEVHGNPEEMVVSTVMLRSMKQARYAPDSLGHFGLSTEFYTHFTSPIRRYPDLIVHRLIRTYLIEGKVDENTRAKWAELLPEIAEHSSNMERRAVDAERETDDMKKAEYMADKVGEVFDGIISSVTNFGVFVELENTVEGLIHVSDLTDDYYRYDDRQYAMIGERTGNVLRIGDEITVRVVDVNKEERSVDFVVEGMKGSQRRERKARPTVIKGKQDGRKKPTKKQGGERSTRRKPSSPSASASSSSDKKPKKKRKFYEGVAKPTKKKKRKKQ